A single window of Ischnura elegans chromosome 8, ioIscEleg1.1, whole genome shotgun sequence DNA harbors:
- the LOC124163706 gene encoding zinc finger BED domain-containing protein 5-like, with product MDKFVVRKRKVQADESPDQMVASSIGTASKSKTEGVPAPSESNCEKGKHASLSKKRTYIDAYLAYGFTSNNDEDNPRPVCLVCGATLSNEAMVPSKLKRHLNSKHPFVSQKDMAYFSRMLEGKSKAATKMVKKVTVADTALEASFRVAELIAKKMKPHTTGEEIIGPACNIIVETMLGKEAQEQISKVPLSNNTISRRISEMSTDINEEVVKQIKSKRKFALQVDESTDIAGKCQLLGFCKFIDKDIVEQFMFCKELQTTTTGEDIFASVNSYLTEHGLSWNYCCGICTDGAPSMIGKYKGFITRALKENPSITTTHCFLHREALVAKTGGEELTEVLNQAVKMVNLIKSRPLQNRVFQKMCQEMGANHISLILHTDIRWLSRGRVLNRVLELKEELKAFFREERRDIFIKLLENHTWCLKLSYLAGIFMKLNELNLSMQGRLEGIVTSVNKMKGFQRKLKSWKSAVQRDDVSNFLSLQQAG from the coding sequence ATGGATAAGTTCGTAGTGAGGAAGCGAAAAGTACAGGCGGATGAATCTCCAGACCAAATGGTGGCTTCCAGTATTGGTACTGCTTCGAAGTCAAAAACTGAAGGTGTTCCTGCTCCATCTGAATCAAATTGCGAAAAGGGGAAACACGCATCTCTCTCGAAGAAAAGGACATATATTGATGCCTATTTAGCATATGGTTTTACTTCaaacaatgatgaagataatcCGCGTCCTGTGTGTTTAGTTTGTGGAGCTACACTCAGCAATGAGGCCATGGTACCTAGTAAGCTCAAGCGGCACCTCAATAGCAAACACCCTTTTGTGTCACAGAAGGACATGGCATATTTTTCTCGAATGTTAGAAGGGAAAAGTAAGGCGGCTACTAAAATGGTCAAGAAGGTAACAGTAGCTGACACTGCTCTTGAAGCTTCCTTCAGAGTAGCAGAGCTGATagcaaagaaaatgaagcctCATACAACTGGTGAAGAAATCATTGGCCCTGCATGCAACATAATTGTAGAAACAATGCTTGGCAAAGAAGCTCAGGAACAGATTTCGAAAGTACCTCTTTCCAACAACACAATCAGCCGTAGGATATCTGAAATGTCAACAGATATTAATGAAGAAGTTGTGAAGCAGATAAAATCGAAAAGAAAATTTGCATTGCAGGTAGATGAGAGTACTGACATAGCTGGAAAATGCCAACTGCTTGGGTTTTGCAAATTCATTGACAAGGATATTGTGGAACAGTTTATGTTTTGCAAAGAGTTACAGACTACAACTACTGGAGAGGATATCTTTGCATCTGTAAATTCGTACCTCACTGAACATGGTCTTTCATGGAATTACTGTTGCGGCATATGTACTGATGGTGCACCGTCGATGATAGGGAAGTACAAAGGCTTCATCACCAGGGCATTGAAAGAAAATCCATCTATAACTACAACTCACTGCTTCCTACACAGAGAGGCTTTAGTAGCCAAGACGGGTGGAGAAGAGTTAACTGAGGTTTTAAACCAGGCTGTCAAGATGGTTAATTTAATCAAATCCAGGCCACTGCAAAATAGAGTTTTTCAAAAGATGTGTCAAGAAATGGGTGCGAATCATATTTCACTGATTTTGCATACTGACATAAGGTGGTTATCAAGAGGTCGTGTACTGAACCGCGTTCTTGAACTCAAAGAAGAATTAAAAGCGTTTTTCCGAGAGGAGAGACGTGATATATTCATAAAGCTGCTTGAAAATCATACTTGGTGTTTGAAGCTGTCATATTTGGCAGGCATTTTCATGAAGCTGAATGAACTAAATCTCTCAATGCAAGGAAGACTTGAGGGAATTGTAACATCAGTTAACAAGATGAAAGGTTTCCAGAGAAAGCTGAAATCATGGAAGTCGGCTGTTCAGAGAGACGATGTGTCAAACTTCCTTTCTCTTCAACAAGCAGGCTAA
- the LOC124163707 gene encoding protein FAM200A-like: MAEELDFTAIERDEFLDMSADSTLKVKFEKSDVTLAAFWHATLGEYPNLGQKAISLLLPFSTSYLCEQAFSAMATIKSKQRNWLLSLEDDMRVALSTIRPDIKSLCSKHQSQVSH, from the coding sequence ATGGCTGAAGAGCTGGACTTCACGGCAATAGAGCGTGACGAATTTCTTGATATGTCTGCTGATTCAACACTGAAAGTCAAATTTGAGAAGAGTGACGTGACACTGGCAGCTTTTTGGCATGCAACATTGGGGGAATACCCTAATTTGGGTCAGAAAGCTATTTCTCTGCTTTTGCCCTTCTCCACATCGTATCTGTGCGAGCAGGCATTTTCTGCCATGGCTACAATAAAATCGAAACAAAGAAATTGGCTTCTTTCACTTGAGGACGATATGCGGGTGGCATTGTCAACAATAAGACCTGATATCAAGAGTTTGTGTTCCAAGCATCAATCACAAGTTTCACACTGA